A single window of Rhipicephalus microplus isolate Deutch F79 chromosome 5, USDA_Rmic, whole genome shotgun sequence DNA harbors:
- the LOC119173321 gene encoding uncharacterized protein LOC119173321, with product MSMVWLTVLLLAQLAQALELSYENNTHGKFLDLMKIRLISSAGRPIVMSWRRQNETIDFYKLIIHQLHPVSSAQHEDHVVGSCAILSIRNQFTIYDCPTVPVCTEVVLIVGAYRFHEQEMVFPVTAMMGLFAPGREPDSPANITTTQITALTTKIKWDPPAKLYGTPRGYTVKVCDTYSVCDEGNSVKRCVKLVVFRTALEVKSIPHRSLCVLITANSVCGNQTHRSLPATVEIPAPLFGLT from the exons ctttcatACGAGAAtaacacacatgggaaatttcTTG ATTTAATGAAGATACGCCTAATCTCGTCGGCGGGTAGGCCCATCGTAATGTCATGGCGTCGACAGAATGAAACCATTGATTTCTACAAGCTGATCATTCATCAACTTCACCCAGTAAGCAGTGCACAGCATGAAGACCACGTCGTTGGATCATGTGCCATATTAAGCATCCGCAACCAATTCACAATTTATGACTGCCCGACTGTCCCAGTGTGCACCGAAGTTGTCCTCATTGTAGGGGCGTACAGATTTCATGAGCAAGAAATGGTTTTCCCTGTTACTGCTATGATGGGCTTGTTTGCTCCTGGCCGAG aaCCAGATTCTCCAGCGAATATTACTACGACTCAGATTACAGCATTGACTACGAAGATTAAGTGGGATCCACCGGCGAAGTTGTACGGAACGCCCCGTGGATACACAGTAAAAGTGTGCGATACGTATTCCGTATGCGACGAAGGCAATAGTGTCAAGCGTTGCGTCAAGTTGGTAGTGTTCAGAACAGCACTGGAGGTTAAGAGCATACCCCATCGCAGCCTCTGCGTCTTGATCACCGCAAACTCAGTATGTGGTAATCAAACACATAGGAGCCTTCCAGCGACAGTGGAAATTCCAGCACCGTTGTTTG GTCTCACATGA